From Litorilinea aerophila, a single genomic window includes:
- a CDS encoding HD domain-containing protein, whose translation MEWHPRHPAFQALLAALLREVQPVYVVGGVVRDLLLQRHDHLKDLDLVLDQPVLPLARRVADRLGWAFYPLDEARDVARLVFTAAQGEPLICDIARMRGEHIEEDLRSRDFTINAMALAITQPASGGMQMELLDPCGGQADLRRGILRRVSPYCLAEDAVRLVRAVRFMAQFAFTLDLETRVQIQRLAGTVRLASPERIRDELWKAFTFDRPATTVADLASLGLLRHVLPEVAATQGVEQSYPHYQDVYAHTLATLTHMAHLRAWIAGTAELPAGGAWPLLVETLAPWRFHLRQHFAHHPSTGRSRRDWLIWYALFHDVGKPATRTVEELPAAAPDDATPNPRSRSRRYRFLGHDKVSASMVEERLTWLRFSRPEITLAQKVVAHHMRPHLLHASFARRPISRRARYRFFRDTGNRLGEGEVGVDILMLALADYLATYAQDPPPDWDAYLRHVAELLDFAFGEDGLAALMQRPLVDGHTLMLHLNLPAGPQIGRLLEKIQEARAAGEVSTPEEALRFAEQCLHHKGA comes from the coding sequence ATGGAATGGCATCCCAGACACCCGGCGTTTCAGGCCCTGCTGGCCGCCCTGCTGCGGGAAGTGCAGCCCGTCTATGTGGTGGGTGGCGTGGTCCGGGATCTGCTGCTGCAACGTCACGATCATCTCAAAGACCTGGACTTGGTCCTGGATCAGCCGGTGCTGCCCCTGGCCCGTCGCGTGGCCGACCGCCTGGGCTGGGCCTTCTATCCCCTGGATGAGGCCCGGGACGTTGCCCGGCTGGTCTTCACCGCGGCCCAGGGCGAACCCCTGATCTGTGACATTGCCCGCATGCGGGGCGAGCACATCGAGGAGGATCTCCGCAGCCGGGACTTCACCATCAACGCCATGGCCCTGGCCATCACCCAACCGGCATCTGGGGGCATGCAGATGGAGCTGCTGGATCCCTGCGGCGGCCAGGCGGACCTGCGCCGGGGGATCCTGCGCCGGGTGAGCCCCTACTGCCTGGCCGAGGATGCCGTGCGCCTGGTGCGGGCCGTGCGCTTCATGGCCCAGTTCGCCTTCACCCTGGATTTGGAGACCCGGGTCCAGATCCAGCGCCTGGCCGGCACCGTCCGCCTGGCCAGCCCGGAGCGGATCCGGGATGAGCTGTGGAAGGCCTTCACCTTCGACCGGCCCGCGACCACCGTCGCCGATCTGGCGAGCCTGGGGTTGCTGCGCCACGTGCTGCCCGAAGTGGCGGCCACCCAGGGGGTGGAGCAGTCCTATCCCCACTACCAGGATGTCTACGCCCACACCCTGGCCACCCTGACGCACATGGCCCACCTGCGGGCCTGGATCGCCGGCACCGCCGAGCTGCCCGCCGGTGGGGCCTGGCCCCTCCTGGTGGAGACCCTGGCCCCCTGGCGCTTTCACCTGCGCCAGCACTTTGCCCACCACCCCAGCACAGGCCGCTCCCGCCGGGACTGGCTCATCTGGTATGCCCTTTTCCACGACGTGGGCAAGCCCGCCACCCGCACGGTGGAGGAGTTGCCCGCCGCCGCGCCGGACGACGCCACCCCCAACCCCAGGAGCCGGAGCCGCCGCTACCGTTTCCTGGGGCACGACAAGGTCAGTGCCTCCATGGTCGAGGAGCGGCTTACCTGGCTGCGCTTCAGCCGGCCCGAGATCACCCTGGCCCAAAAGGTGGTGGCCCACCACATGCGGCCCCACCTCCTTCACGCCTCCTTCGCCCGGCGCCCCATCAGCCGGCGAGCCCGCTACCGCTTTTTTCGAGATACGGGCAACCGCCTGGGCGAAGGCGAGGTGGGCGTGGACATCCTCATGCTGGCCCTGGCCGATTACCTGGCCACCTACGCCCAGGATCCGCCGCCCGACTGGGACGCCTACCTGCGCCACGTGGCCGAATTGTTGGACTTTGCCTTTGGCGAGGACGGGCTGGCCGCGCTCATGCAGCGCCCCCTGGTGGACGGCCATACCCTGATGCTCCATCTGAACCTGCCGGCCGGTCCCCAGATCGGCCGGCTGCTGGAAAAGATCCAGGAGGCCCGGGCGGCTGGTGAAGTTTCGACCCCCGAAGAGGCCCTCCGCTTCGCGGAGCAGTGCCTGCACCATAAAGGGGCATGA
- a CDS encoding DMT family transporter, whose translation MQKSQLAAHAAPNGQAISLLALLLLVDSLHFVFARALLPYFAPTLSSLFVMGVGALEVGLYAAHRRQLRWSSLGQHWGFFVAIGFLIAASTVLTYTAVRYIDAGTASMLGKMSTLFSLGFGLLWLRERLNAVQMGGALLAVAGVFLITFQPGSYFQLGSLVVVASTFMYALHTAIVKRYGGHIDFLNFFFFRLLATTAFLLLFAVAMGDFTWPASPAAWPLLLLAGTVDVAISRSLYYLALRRLTMSIHAIVLTVSPVATVLWSLLLFGTFPGPRELLGGLAVLAGVLLATLYRSRSGQA comes from the coding sequence ATGCAAAAATCCCAGCTCGCCGCCCACGCTGCGCCCAACGGCCAGGCCATCTCCCTCCTGGCCCTGCTCCTGCTGGTGGATAGCCTCCATTTCGTCTTTGCCCGGGCCCTGCTCCCCTACTTTGCACCCACCCTCTCGTCTCTCTTCGTCATGGGGGTGGGCGCCCTGGAAGTGGGCCTGTATGCCGCCCACCGCCGCCAGCTACGCTGGTCGTCCCTGGGCCAGCATTGGGGCTTTTTCGTGGCCATCGGCTTCCTCATCGCCGCCAGCACCGTCCTGACCTATACCGCGGTCCGCTACATCGACGCCGGCACGGCCTCCATGCTGGGCAAAATGTCCACCCTCTTCAGCCTGGGGTTCGGTCTCCTCTGGCTGCGGGAGCGGCTGAACGCCGTGCAGATGGGGGGCGCGCTCCTGGCTGTGGCCGGCGTCTTCCTGATCACCTTCCAGCCGGGCTCCTATTTCCAGCTGGGCTCCCTGGTGGTGGTGGCCTCCACGTTCATGTACGCCCTGCACACGGCCATCGTCAAACGCTATGGAGGCCACATCGACTTCTTGAACTTTTTCTTTTTCCGCCTCCTGGCCACTACCGCCTTTCTCCTGCTCTTTGCCGTGGCCATGGGCGATTTCACCTGGCCGGCGTCGCCGGCGGCATGGCCGCTGCTGCTCCTGGCGGGCACGGTGGACGTGGCCATCAGCCGCAGCCTGTACTACCTGGCCCTGCGCCGCCTGACCATGAGCATCCACGCCATCGTCCTGACGGTCAGCCCTGTGGCCACGGTGCTCTGGTCGCTGCTGCTTTTCGGCACCTTCCCCGGTCCCCGGGAACTGTTGGGCGGGCTGGCAGTACTGGCCGGCGTCCTGCTGGCGACCCTGTACCGCAGCCGGTCGGGACAAGCGTGA
- a CDS encoding SufE family protein, whose product MTTEMSYEDKIAECPPSLQTIIREFREVTPRERLEYLLEYAMDLPELPAHLAEQRDAMEQVHECQTPVFLHTELEDGHVHFYLDIPQESPTVRGYAAVLAEGLNGTSPEEVLATPEDVYLLLGLQEAITPQRLRGLHALMVYMKRQVKRLQ is encoded by the coding sequence ATGACCACCGAAATGTCCTACGAGGACAAGATCGCCGAGTGCCCGCCCAGCCTGCAGACCATCATCCGGGAGTTCCGCGAGGTCACGCCCCGGGAACGGTTGGAATATCTGCTGGAATACGCCATGGACCTGCCCGAGCTCCCGGCGCACCTGGCCGAACAGCGGGATGCCATGGAGCAGGTCCATGAATGCCAGACCCCCGTCTTCCTCCACACGGAACTGGAGGACGGCCACGTCCACTTTTATCTGGACATCCCGCAGGAATCGCCCACCGTGCGGGGCTACGCGGCGGTGCTGGCCGAAGGGCTGAACGGCACCTCTCCGGAGGAAGTGCTGGCCACGCCGGAGGATGTCTACCTCCTGTTGGGGCTGCAGGAGGCCATCACCCCCCAGCGCCTGCGGGGGCTGCACGCGCTCATGGTCTACATGAAGCGCCAGGTGAAGCGGCTCCAGTAG
- a CDS encoding ABC transporter permease: protein MTTAYELTAQEVAPESILRRWTQAVVHNYLVRKLLKTLFTIFVVTTLIFFLIRLLPGNPIEQYVNQLVVQYGMPIHEARDQAASLFAINLDQPLHIQYFNYLKNLLQGNLGNSILSPGTSVTSIILRFLPWTIFSVGTGLILSFIVGILLGLLMAYRRESLLDHVLTVLASIFSSVPNYLTGIMLVVWLGVQWKLLPIAQMRGSLSSGMQPSFSWAFIQDAFFHAALPITTYVLTTIGGWMLSMKSSTIGVLGEDYVTVARARGLRDWRITTAYVGRNAALPLFTQLTISIGFVVGGSFLIEQIFQYQGIGGILAASIAQRDYTVMQGVFLVITLSVVFANFFADILYSWLDPRIKLGRQD from the coding sequence ATGACCACTGCGTACGAACTGACTGCCCAGGAGGTGGCCCCCGAGTCTATCTTGCGCCGGTGGACCCAAGCTGTGGTCCACAATTACCTGGTGCGCAAGCTCCTCAAGACGCTATTCACCATCTTCGTGGTCACCACCCTGATCTTCTTCCTCATCCGCCTGCTGCCAGGAAACCCCATTGAGCAATATGTGAACCAGCTGGTGGTCCAGTACGGCATGCCCATCCACGAAGCGCGGGATCAGGCGGCTTCCCTCTTCGCCATCAACCTGGACCAGCCCCTTCACATTCAATATTTCAATTATCTGAAAAACCTGCTCCAGGGGAACCTGGGCAACTCCATCCTTTCGCCGGGCACCAGCGTAACCAGCATCATCCTGCGCTTCCTGCCCTGGACCATCTTTAGCGTGGGCACGGGCCTGATCTTGAGCTTCATCGTCGGCATCCTCCTGGGGCTGCTGATGGCCTACCGCCGGGAAAGCCTGTTGGACCACGTCCTGACGGTGCTGGCCTCCATCTTCAGCTCGGTGCCCAACTACCTGACCGGCATCATGCTGGTGGTGTGGCTGGGGGTCCAGTGGAAACTGCTGCCCATCGCCCAGATGCGGGGCTCCCTCTCCTCCGGCATGCAGCCCTCCTTCAGCTGGGCCTTCATCCAGGATGCCTTCTTCCACGCCGCGCTGCCCATCACCACCTACGTCCTGACCACCATCGGCGGCTGGATGCTGAGCATGAAGAGCAGCACCATCGGCGTGCTGGGCGAGGATTATGTGACGGTGGCCCGGGCCCGGGGCCTGCGGGACTGGCGCATCACCACCGCGTACGTGGGGCGCAACGCCGCGCTGCCCCTCTTCACCCAGTTGACCATCAGCATTGGCTTTGTGGTGGGTGGCTCTTTCCTCATCGAGCAAATTTTCCAGTATCAGGGCATCGGCGGCATCCTGGCCGCGAGCATCGCCCAGCGGGACTACACGGTGATGCAGGGTGTCTTCCTGGTCATCACCCTGTCGGTGGTCTTTGCCAACTTCTTCGCCGACATCCTCTACAGCTGGCTCGACCCCCGCATCAAACTGGGTCGGCAGGACTGA
- a CDS encoding ABC transporter permease → MRIISNLLHSIGTSLQLLTYNKVGFVGFLCVIAIVLMSYVGPYFVPLDTKTKVDQIYQPPSWEHWLGTDHQGRDIFSQIVNGGKDVIYVAAVAALLSTFIAVTFGTLSGFVGGWIDSVIMACTDIVLTIPQLPLLAVLAAFISLNNLTFLGVLLGMLGWPALLRAVRSQALSLKERDFVEAARALDLGTWHIVFRELVPNMMTYIVISFTLAMTGAVYAQVGLVFLGLVPISSSNWGVMINLAWVRGAIFFKDSIWYIMSPVVAIALFQLSVITMTRSLELVFNPRLRSNE, encoded by the coding sequence ATGCGCATCATCAGCAATCTGCTCCATTCCATCGGGACTTCCTTGCAGTTGCTCACGTACAACAAGGTGGGCTTCGTGGGCTTCCTCTGTGTGATTGCCATTGTGCTCATGTCGTACGTGGGCCCCTACTTTGTCCCCCTGGACACCAAGACCAAGGTGGATCAGATTTATCAGCCCCCTTCCTGGGAACATTGGCTGGGCACCGACCACCAGGGGCGTGACATCTTCTCCCAGATCGTAAACGGCGGCAAGGACGTGATCTACGTGGCCGCAGTGGCGGCGCTGCTCTCCACCTTCATCGCCGTCACCTTCGGCACCCTGAGCGGCTTCGTGGGTGGGTGGATCGACAGCGTCATCATGGCCTGTACCGACATCGTCCTCACCATTCCCCAGCTCCCCCTGCTGGCGGTGCTGGCCGCCTTCATCTCCCTGAACAACCTGACCTTCCTGGGCGTGTTGCTGGGGATGCTGGGGTGGCCGGCCCTGCTGCGGGCCGTGCGCTCCCAGGCCCTCTCCCTGAAGGAACGGGACTTTGTGGAGGCGGCCCGGGCCCTGGACTTGGGCACCTGGCACATCGTCTTCCGAGAGCTGGTGCCCAACATGATGACCTACATCGTCATCAGCTTCACCCTGGCCATGACCGGCGCGGTCTACGCCCAGGTGGGCCTGGTCTTCCTGGGGCTGGTGCCCATCTCCAGCAGCAATTGGGGGGTGATGATCAACCTGGCGTGGGTGCGGGGCGCCATCTTCTTCAAGGACAGCATCTGGTACATCATGTCGCCGGTCGTGGCCATCGCCCTCTTCCAGCTCTCGGTGATCACCATGACCCGCTCGCTGGAGCTGGTCTTCAACCCCCGCCTGCGTTCCAATGAATAA
- a CDS encoding ABC transporter ATP-binding protein: protein MSLSTTELRKDPGQLPGDGQKPALSLQNVHVIYRTRRGKVQAVRGVSLDLQAGESLALIGESGSGKTTLGLAIVQLLVSTARVEPGTIIYRRGDREVDVLQLKGAALREFRWRDCAMVFQSALNALNPVLRVWDQVWDTAKAHGWNDRKAVHERFLDLLRFVQLDPRRVIYAFPHELSGGMRQRALLAMALLLDPQILILDEPTTALDILTQRTIIDLLRRLKEEQHFTMIFISHDLAIAAELADRVATMYAGRVVEVGAVNDIFYRPRHPYTLGLIRAVPTVTGGFEELASIPGSPPDLINLPGGCKFHPRCPFATERCHHEEPDLEPVGPGHQAACWHWTEVEKELARNPLHRGVPLQATQASAQESREVQS, encoded by the coding sequence ATGAGCCTATCGACCACTGAGTTGCGAAAAGATCCCGGGCAGCTTCCAGGCGACGGCCAGAAGCCTGCCCTGAGCCTGCAGAACGTCCACGTTATCTACCGCACCCGCCGGGGCAAGGTGCAGGCCGTGCGGGGCGTCTCCCTGGACCTTCAGGCAGGTGAGAGCCTGGCCCTCATCGGCGAGAGCGGCTCCGGCAAGACCACCCTGGGCCTGGCCATCGTTCAGCTTCTGGTCTCCACGGCCCGGGTGGAGCCGGGCACCATCATCTACCGGCGGGGCGACCGGGAGGTGGACGTCCTCCAACTCAAGGGGGCCGCCCTGCGGGAATTCCGCTGGCGCGACTGCGCCATGGTCTTCCAGTCTGCCCTGAACGCGCTGAACCCGGTGTTGCGGGTGTGGGACCAGGTGTGGGACACGGCCAAGGCCCATGGCTGGAACGACCGCAAGGCCGTCCATGAGCGCTTCCTGGACCTGCTGCGCTTCGTCCAGCTGGATCCCCGCCGGGTGATCTACGCCTTTCCCCACGAGTTGAGCGGCGGCATGCGTCAGCGCGCCCTGCTGGCCATGGCCCTCCTCCTGGATCCCCAGATCCTGATCCTGGACGAGCCCACCACCGCGCTGGACATCCTGACCCAGCGCACCATCATCGACCTGTTGCGCCGCCTCAAGGAAGAACAGCACTTCACCATGATCTTCATCTCCCACGACCTGGCCATCGCCGCCGAGCTGGCCGACCGGGTGGCCACCATGTACGCCGGCCGGGTGGTGGAGGTGGGCGCGGTCAACGACATCTTCTACCGGCCCCGCCACCCCTACACCCTGGGCCTGATCCGGGCCGTGCCCACGGTCACCGGCGGCTTCGAAGAGCTGGCCTCCATCCCCGGCTCGCCGCCGGACTTGATCAACCTGCCCGGCGGCTGCAAGTTCCACCCCCGCTGTCCCTTCGCCACAGAACGCTGCCACCACGAGGAGCCCGACCTGGAGCCGGTTGGACCGGGCCACCAGGCCGCCTGCTGGCACTGGACAGAAGTGGAAAAGGAGCTGGCCCGCAATCCCCTCCATCGGGGTGTCCCCCTGCAGGCCACCCAGGCCTCTGCCCAGGAAAGCCGGGAGGTGCAGTCATGA
- a CDS encoding ABC transporter ATP-binding protein: MTPPLIELRNVTKRFGRGAEQVTAVDNISLRIEHGETVCLVGESGCGKSTTGRMMAGLLPVSSGQILFRGENINSLDTERYRAFRRAVQIIHQDPYASLNPTQTVRQMLVTPLLRHGKARDRSGAERRALELLEVVDLTPARDFLDKYPHQLSGGQRQRVSVARALTVEPTFIVADEAVSMVDVSIRVSLLNMLSRLKQEFDVTFLFITHDLALAKYFAWQGRIVVMYLGRIVEEGPTPRIITDPRHPYTQALLAAVPEADPELTHRKRQIQLRSAEIPSLLALPPGCTFHPRCPYAVPGECDVHVPELEPIPEGGSVACPIRKGEPIQLIEV, encoded by the coding sequence ATGACCCCGCCCCTCATCGAGCTACGCAACGTCACCAAACGATTTGGCCGTGGCGCGGAACAGGTGACGGCCGTGGACAACATCTCCCTGCGCATCGAACATGGCGAAACGGTCTGCCTGGTGGGGGAGAGCGGCTGTGGCAAAAGCACCACCGGCCGCATGATGGCCGGCCTCCTCCCGGTCTCCAGCGGCCAGATCCTGTTCCGGGGTGAGAACATCAACAGCCTGGACACCGAGCGCTACCGGGCGTTCCGTCGGGCCGTGCAGATCATCCACCAGGACCCGTACGCCTCCCTGAACCCCACCCAGACGGTGCGCCAGATGCTGGTGACGCCCCTCCTGCGCCATGGCAAGGCCCGGGACCGCAGCGGGGCTGAGCGGCGGGCCCTGGAGCTGCTGGAGGTGGTGGACCTGACCCCAGCCCGGGACTTCCTGGACAAGTATCCCCACCAGCTCAGCGGTGGCCAGCGCCAGCGGGTCTCGGTGGCCCGGGCCCTGACGGTGGAGCCCACCTTCATCGTGGCCGACGAAGCCGTCTCCATGGTGGATGTCTCCATTCGGGTCAGCCTGTTGAACATGCTCTCCCGCCTGAAACAGGAGTTTGACGTCACCTTCCTCTTCATCACCCATGACCTGGCCCTGGCCAAATACTTTGCCTGGCAGGGACGCATCGTGGTGATGTACCTGGGCCGCATCGTGGAGGAAGGACCCACGCCCCGGATCATCACCGACCCGCGGCACCCCTACACCCAGGCCCTGCTGGCCGCGGTGCCGGAAGCTGATCCAGAGCTGACCCACCGCAAACGGCAGATTCAGCTGCGCAGCGCGGAGATCCCCAGCCTGCTGGCCCTGCCCCCGGGCTGCACCTTCCACCCCCGCTGTCCCTACGCCGTGCCCGGGGAGTGCGACGTCCACGTGCCAGAGCTGGAGCCCATTCCCGAAGGTGGCAGCGTGGCCTGCCCCATCCGCAAAGGGGAGCCGATCCAGTTGATTGAGGTTTAA
- a CDS encoding ABC transporter substrate-binding protein, translating to MKRPVWLLLTLILALALGACATPAAPAPEGAPAAQEGAAPAQEGAQAGTGGVAEIHVAWPYAVPPNGHFNTWVTNGMTLGIYQSLMEPPLFMYMWADGSWMPLAGTEWQWLDDTTLQVKLPEGAQWSDGTPYTSQDVVNTFLVSRLLNQAVWRFINDVTAVDDTTVNFTLNEPSSTVPRRILRETYIRASSVYGEWAERVQELVDAGKTPDDEEWKSLLQEFNEFRPDDMVVLGPYKIDKSSITESQMILNKVETSFMADWVHFDRIVNYNGETPTITPLVLAKEVDYATHGFPPATERQFIEEGIRIIRAPLYSGPALYFNHKIHPFELKEFRQALAYAIDRDENGFVSLAESGRRQVYMSGISDNLLPNWVAPEAIEQLNHYDFDREKAEQILTDLGFTRDSDGVWLDDTGARMEFELTAPAEFADWSAAAENLAEQLTAFGIKTTFRGVNFQQHPVDVDQGNFQLAIRGWGAGNPHPHFAYNFNFRTHNQQLGGEGNPDLPGMYFNLQQNTDVAGELDLGALTDAAGSGNDVEQQKADITTLALAYNELLPQIPLWERYGNNPVPSVRVTGWPEDGDPVYLNGPYADPFTTVLILNGTLRPAQ from the coding sequence ATGAAACGACCCGTCTGGCTTCTATTGACCCTGATCCTGGCCCTGGCCTTGGGCGCCTGTGCCACACCGGCCGCGCCTGCGCCCGAGGGTGCGCCGGCGGCCCAGGAGGGGGCAGCCCCGGCCCAGGAAGGGGCCCAGGCCGGCACCGGCGGCGTGGCCGAAATCCATGTGGCCTGGCCCTACGCGGTGCCCCCCAATGGCCACTTCAACACCTGGGTCACCAACGGCATGACCCTGGGCATCTACCAGAGCCTGATGGAACCCCCGCTGTTCATGTACATGTGGGCCGACGGCAGCTGGATGCCCCTGGCCGGCACCGAGTGGCAATGGTTGGACGACACCACCCTCCAGGTGAAGCTGCCCGAAGGCGCCCAGTGGAGCGACGGCACCCCCTACACCTCCCAGGACGTGGTGAACACCTTCCTGGTCTCCCGCCTGCTCAACCAGGCCGTCTGGCGTTTCATCAACGACGTCACCGCGGTGGATGACACCACGGTCAACTTCACCCTCAACGAACCCTCCTCCACCGTGCCCCGGCGCATCCTGCGGGAGACCTACATCCGGGCTTCTTCGGTCTACGGCGAGTGGGCGGAGCGGGTGCAGGAGCTGGTGGACGCGGGCAAGACCCCGGACGACGAGGAGTGGAAGAGCCTGCTCCAGGAGTTCAACGAGTTCCGGCCCGACGACATGGTGGTGCTCGGCCCGTACAAGATCGACAAATCCAGCATCACCGAGTCCCAGATGATCCTGAATAAGGTGGAAACCTCCTTCATGGCGGACTGGGTGCACTTCGACCGCATCGTGAACTACAACGGCGAGACACCCACCATCACGCCCCTGGTCCTGGCCAAAGAGGTGGACTACGCCACCCATGGCTTCCCGCCGGCCACCGAGCGCCAGTTCATCGAGGAAGGGATCCGCATCATCCGCGCGCCCCTCTACTCTGGGCCGGCCCTCTACTTCAACCACAAGATCCACCCCTTTGAGCTCAAGGAATTCCGTCAGGCTCTGGCCTATGCCATCGACCGGGACGAGAACGGCTTCGTCTCCCTGGCCGAGTCCGGCCGCCGCCAGGTCTACATGAGCGGCATCTCCGACAACCTGCTGCCCAACTGGGTGGCACCAGAGGCCATCGAGCAGCTCAACCACTACGACTTCGACCGGGAGAAGGCCGAGCAGATCCTGACCGACCTGGGCTTCACCCGGGACAGCGACGGCGTCTGGCTGGATGACACGGGCGCACGCATGGAGTTCGAGCTGACCGCGCCGGCGGAATTCGCCGACTGGTCCGCCGCGGCGGAGAATCTGGCCGAACAGCTCACCGCCTTCGGCATCAAGACCACCTTCCGGGGCGTCAACTTCCAGCAGCACCCGGTGGACGTGGATCAGGGCAACTTCCAGCTGGCCATCCGCGGCTGGGGCGCGGGCAACCCCCACCCCCACTTCGCCTACAACTTCAACTTCCGCACCCACAACCAGCAGCTGGGCGGTGAAGGCAACCCGGATCTGCCGGGCATGTACTTCAACCTGCAGCAGAACACCGACGTAGCCGGGGAGCTGGACCTGGGCGCGCTGACCGACGCCGCGGGCTCGGGCAATGATGTGGAGCAGCAGAAGGCCGACATCACCACCCTGGCCCTGGCCTACAACGAACTGCTGCCCCAGATCCCCCTGTGGGAGCGCTACGGCAACAACCCGGTGCCCAGCGTCCGGGTCACGGGCTGGCCAGAGGACGGCGACCCCGTCTACCTGAACGGCCCCTATGCGGATCCGTTCACCACGGTGCTCATCCTCAACGGCACCCTCCGGCCGGCCCAGTAG
- a CDS encoding MFS transporter, with product MNNFRLLTAVGGLAYVAVGMSSPLVTLYLESLGADYAHISLILTSFVVMLLVGNALWGRISDRLGRRKPLLVGGLAGLSLAYTLLSQAPSVQWAWGTRLLEGLFMAAYTTLSLAIMGDLLEGQGTAGRNRKGRAMGIYRGIGSFCFALGAMAGGRLADAYSLPVTFVGCALLYGLAAGTALFLQEEARGRDVQPTPRPQAQPVPSPGWTRVRALPYAFLAGVLCWTAAHAMSASMWPNYMASLGYSKTALSSLWALAALVEMPAMYAAGALSDLTGRATLLAAGGFGIALVNLGYITVAHLFPALLGVQVLRGFGFGSYTASAMTFTAEAGEQRTRGSNSGLFFSAASAGQLLGMFLGGTLAQFWGFATMYSVCVALALASTVCFLWLRAHTPRPSQVPSGA from the coding sequence ATGAACAACTTCCGTCTCCTGACTGCCGTGGGCGGCCTGGCCTACGTGGCCGTCGGCATGAGCTCACCACTGGTCACGCTCTACCTGGAGTCCCTCGGCGCCGACTACGCCCACATTTCCCTGATCCTGACCAGCTTCGTGGTCATGCTCCTGGTGGGCAACGCCCTCTGGGGGCGAATCTCCGATCGCCTGGGCCGGCGCAAGCCTCTGCTGGTGGGCGGGTTGGCCGGCCTGAGCCTGGCCTATACCCTCCTCAGCCAGGCGCCCAGTGTTCAATGGGCCTGGGGGACCCGGCTGCTGGAGGGCCTTTTCATGGCCGCCTACACCACCCTCAGCCTGGCCATCATGGGCGACCTGCTGGAGGGGCAGGGCACAGCCGGCCGCAACCGGAAAGGGCGGGCCATGGGCATCTACCGGGGCATCGGCTCCTTCTGCTTTGCCCTGGGCGCCATGGCCGGCGGGCGACTGGCCGATGCCTACTCCCTGCCGGTCACCTTCGTCGGCTGCGCCCTGCTCTACGGCCTGGCCGCCGGCACAGCCCTCTTTCTGCAGGAGGAAGCCCGGGGCAGGGATGTCCAGCCGACGCCCCGGCCCCAGGCGCAGCCCGTGCCTTCCCCTGGGTGGACCCGGGTCAGGGCCCTGCCCTACGCCTTCCTGGCCGGCGTCCTCTGCTGGACCGCCGCCCACGCCATGTCCGCGTCCATGTGGCCCAACTACATGGCCAGCCTGGGCTACAGCAAAACCGCCCTGAGCAGCCTCTGGGCCCTGGCCGCGCTGGTGGAGATGCCGGCCATGTACGCGGCCGGCGCCCTCTCCGACTTGACCGGGCGGGCCACCCTGCTGGCCGCAGGCGGCTTCGGCATCGCGCTGGTCAACCTGGGCTACATCACCGTGGCCCACCTCTTCCCCGCCCTGTTGGGCGTGCAGGTGCTGCGGGGCTTCGGCTTCGGCAGCTACACGGCCAGCGCCATGACCTTCACCGCCGAGGCCGGGGAGCAGCGCACCCGGGGCAGCAACAGCGGGCTCTTTTTCAGCGCCGCCAGCGCCGGTCAGCTCCTGGGCATGTTCCTGGGCGGCACCCTGGCCCAGTTCTGGGGCTTCGCCACCATGTACAGCGTCTGCGTGGCCCTGGCCCTGGCCAGCACCGTCTGTTTTCTCTGGCTTCGGGCCCATACCCCCCGCCCCAGCCAGGTGCCCAGCGGGGCCTGA